From one Salinibacterium hongtaonis genomic stretch:
- a CDS encoding protealysin inhibitor emfourin: MKVTVTRHGGFAGITRTWTVDIDDLPDAAQWRKLVDSLPWDSPASAPQPDRFVYNVTCNQRRAVLPEEHLTDDWRRLISLVQGEPQPPRR; encoded by the coding sequence ATGAAGGTGACGGTGACGCGCCACGGCGGTTTTGCCGGAATTACCCGCACCTGGACCGTCGACATCGATGACCTGCCTGATGCCGCCCAATGGCGCAAGCTCGTCGACTCCCTGCCCTGGGATTCTCCCGCCAGCGCCCCGCAGCCGGACCGTTTCGTCTACAACGTCACCTGCAACCAGCGACGAGCCGTGCTGCCAGAGGAACATCTCACCGACGACTGGCGCCGCCTGATTAGCCTCGTGCAGGGAGAACCGCAGCCTCCCCGGCGTTAG